Within the Fundidesulfovibrio soli genome, the region CCCAGGCTACAAAGGCCGACGGCCTCATTCAGGCCAAGTTGGAGAATCCATGTTCGCACGTTTTCTTACGCATCGGGAACGAGACATCAATTCCACCAGCCTTGGCAAGCAGCGCACTTTCTGCCTCAAACGGGGCGACACGCACATACGCTTCACGGGCAAGCTCCTCTCCTTCTACCACGCCGCTGACGACTGCCTGGAGCCCGCGGCCCAGAACCAGACCCACCTGGAGACCATCGCCCTCTTCCGCACCCAGAGCCAGTACCTGATCTATTACGTCCTGCTCTACCAGAACAACGAGCACCTTACCGGCAGACACGTGCACCTGCACGCCACGTCCGACCTGGACGGGGCGGAGCGCTTCATCGGCGCCATGACCTACGTCAACAAGCGCGCCTTCGCCACGGCCGTGGTGCAGGACGCCCGGGCCATGGACGCAGGCGAGATCTGACACTCCCCGGACGGTGAAGCTCCGGCGGCCTCGCCGGTGGGGCCCGCCGCGCGCGGTTGCCGGTTGCATGTCGGCAAATGCTGCCGCACGCCGTGCATGTCGAAGCCTGTCGGGTTGTCGCAGGCGGGAGGCGGGAGCAGGCCTCTAGGCCGGAGGCATCGAGTTGAGGGGGTGGACATGCAGCTCACCGGTGTGCGTCTCGAAGAAGACCTTGCGGCCCTTGGCGCCGCCCAGATCCATCGATTCGGGCCTGATCCCGAGGGAGCGGCAGACCTCCAGAGCGCAATCGGCGTTCTTGCGTCCCACGCCGCAGGTATCGTCCGACACCAGCCCGTTGGCGCCGCCCACCAGAGCCACGCGCAATCCGGCCGGACGCACGCCCATGAGGCGGAACTGCTCCACCGTATGGAGAAT harbors:
- a CDS encoding chemotaxis protein CheD, with protein sequence MVLREMQTRHPGAATEYLKVAEGGLYMSPTIVQTVLGSCLAGVFYSPARRAGAIFHAFLPCRADYNEWGRHTVFKYVDTAILHTVEQFRLMGVRPAGLRVALVGGANGLVSDDTCGVGRKNADCALEVCRSLGIRPESMDLGGAKGRKVFFETHTGELHVHPLNSMPPA